In Tachypleus tridentatus isolate NWPU-2018 chromosome 7, ASM421037v1, whole genome shotgun sequence, a genomic segment contains:
- the LOC143257495 gene encoding 3'-5' exoribonuclease 1-like translates to MAEKKEKSPFSDPIYKQLSQLNGKINRMGKSEVQAKLKELRLDSRGEVDVLKRRLKNFYKQQKLKKQETEKQLKDARCPYNFLCVIDFEATCEGEKVPDYPHEIIEFPAVLVDTRQKAIVDTFHEYCKPSLNPQLSEFCRSLTGISQETIDGADTFPEVLQKFENWLKDRGLGSDYSFCIATDGPWDMGRFLHLQCQFCKIPFPRWGRKWVNIRKAYTNFYRTKSYSLVPMLELLGLKFEGQQHCGFDDARNIARIAICMLKDGAHLKVNERIDWNSLTKKGESESKDSDTSESSNAVTAALSDITQDGINEDANNATKSSDLTLEQVLTELENLGVDPDIQGCESVLLTHRLQQPKDEESV, encoded by the exons atGGCTGAAAAGAAGGAAAAAAGTCCTTTCAGTGACCCTATCTACAAGCAACTGTCTCAACTTAATGGAAAAATCAATCGCATGGGTAAAAGTGAAGTTCAAGCAAAATTAAAAGAACTACGTCTAGATAGCAG agGTGAGGTGGATGTCCTTAAAAGAAGATTGAAGAACTTCTATAAACAGCAGAAGTTGAAGAAACAGGAGACAGAAAAACAGTTAAAGGATGCTCGCTGTCCCTATAATTTTCTCTGTGTTATTGACTTTGAAGCTACTTGTGAAGGAGAAAAAGTTCCAGATTATCCTCATGAAATAATTGAATTCCCTGCTGTTTTGGTTGACACAAGGCAAAAAGCAATT GTTGACACTTTCCACGAATATTGTAAACCTAGCCTGAACCCACAGTTATCTGAGTTTTGTCGAAGTTTAACGGGCATATCACAG gaaACAATTGATGGTGCTGATACATTTCCAGAGGTGCTTCAGAAGTTTGAAAATTGGCTTAAAGATAGAGGCTTAGGAAGTGACTATTCATTTTGTATAGCAACAGATGG acCCTGGGACATGGGCAGGTTTTTACATCTACAATGTCAATTTTGCAAAATTCCATTTCCTAGGTGGGGAAGAAAATGGGTTAATATCCGAAAAGCATACACTAATTTTTACAGAACTAAAAGT TATTCTTTGGTACCAATGTTGGAGTTGCTTGGACTTAAGTTCGAAGGTCAGCAACACTGTGGATTTGACGATGCTCGGAACATTGCTCGAATTGCTATATGCATGTTGAAAGATGGTGCCCATCTTAAGGTGAATGAAAGAATTGATTGGAACAG TTTAACCAAGAAAGGAGAGTCAGAGAGCAAAGACTCTGATACATCCGAGAGCAGTAACGCTGTGACAGCAGCTCTTAGTGACATCACACAAGATGGAATAAATGAAGATGCAAACAATGCAACCAAATCTTCTGATTTGACACTAGAACAAGTGCTAACAGAACTAGAAAACCTTGGAGTAGACCCTGACATTCAGGGATGCGAGTCGGTTCTTCTCACACATCGTTTACAACAACCAAAAGATGAAGAATCAGTTTAA